The Candidatus Omnitrophota bacterium genome contains a region encoding:
- a CDS encoding ATP-binding protein: MRIDRNYIVYGLLAVVLGTIGVWHVLEHHQVKQGARAALLNRALDISNSLSVVIRSQRHFGFVLQPRLEMALQELSKSDELISIALLNSTGEVVASAGEPLNLNAKDLPQQGERWNGNSVTFVNLVDLGLDERRDIPEQSSATIVVPVTDMMRRDGRRDDGMDRKGPDNRGGQSPGMGRRDGQRGDEPDRRGPGGIQDDEFFPPPPPPGEELMGGPFGIGGATIPITADMVMRRRPGMFPPDATAAIAAASGQPLFFQEPRRPPRFFGRPPWLSEAQYNEMIKKQGLHGFVLLMSADSYWAEIRRDMWLRLAMSIIALLAVVGLGAAWRNMARSSELQLRLIRASEMNARLREMNLAAAGLAHETRNPLNIVRGLAQLISKREDASEEVRARSRDITEEVDRVTAQLNEFIEYSRPREPKPASIPLNAVVKDVARTLESDMEDKSIQFEISGPETVVQADELLLRQVLFNLMLNSIQASPRQGKIEIRIAKSRPDEYSLEVRDDGPGIPEHEVEKIFRPYYTANKNGTGLGLAVVMQIVLAHGWDIQYVSSGHGSIFRLSEMKAAS; the protein is encoded by the coding sequence ATGCGAATCGATCGAAATTACATCGTTTATGGATTGCTCGCGGTCGTGTTGGGAACGATCGGCGTGTGGCATGTTCTCGAACACCATCAAGTGAAGCAAGGAGCCAGGGCGGCGCTGCTCAACCGCGCCCTCGATATCTCGAATTCCCTCAGCGTCGTCATTCGGTCTCAGCGCCATTTCGGCTTCGTTTTGCAGCCTCGGTTGGAAATGGCGTTGCAGGAACTCTCCAAATCGGACGAATTGATATCCATTGCTTTATTGAATTCAACCGGCGAGGTAGTGGCTTCCGCTGGGGAACCTCTCAACTTGAATGCGAAGGATCTGCCCCAACAGGGCGAGCGTTGGAACGGTAACTCAGTAACTTTCGTAAATTTGGTCGATCTTGGCTTGGACGAACGCCGGGATATTCCCGAACAATCCTCGGCTACTATCGTTGTACCCGTCACGGATATGATGAGAAGAGACGGACGGCGGGATGACGGGATGGATCGGAAAGGACCGGACAATCGCGGAGGCCAATCGCCCGGCATGGGAAGAAGAGACGGTCAGCGGGGGGACGAACCGGACAGAAGAGGTCCAGGCGGAATCCAAGACGACGAGTTTTTCCCGCCTCCTCCGCCTCCCGGAGAGGAATTGATGGGAGGGCCATTTGGAATTGGAGGAGCGACGATTCCTATCACCGCGGATATGGTGATGCGCCGCCGCCCGGGAATGTTCCCTCCCGACGCGACGGCAGCCATAGCTGCGGCGAGCGGCCAGCCCCTCTTTTTTCAAGAGCCGAGAAGGCCGCCGCGCTTTTTCGGACGTCCTCCCTGGTTGAGCGAAGCACAGTATAACGAGATGATCAAAAAGCAAGGCTTGCACGGTTTTGTTCTCTTGATGTCGGCCGATTCCTATTGGGCGGAAATCAGACGCGACATGTGGCTGCGTCTGGCCATGAGCATCATCGCCCTATTGGCCGTGGTCGGTTTGGGCGCCGCCTGGCGCAACATGGCGCGTTCGTCGGAATTGCAATTGCGATTGATTCGGGCCAGCGAGATGAACGCCCGTTTGCGGGAAATGAATCTCGCCGCCGCCGGACTGGCGCATGAAACCCGCAATCCCTTGAATATAGTCAGAGGCTTGGCTCAGTTGATTTCCAAACGGGAAGACGCCTCGGAGGAAGTCCGCGCCCGATCGCGGGATATTACGGAAGAAGTAGATCGCGTTACCGCCCAGTTGAACGAATTCATCGAATATTCGCGTCCCCGCGAGCCGAAACCCGCGTCTATTCCTCTCAACGCGGTAGTCAAAGACGTGGCGCGCACGCTGGAAAGCGATATGGAAGACAAGAGTATCCAATTCGAAATATCGGGGCCGGAGACGGTCGTCCAAGCCGACGAATTGCTGCTGCGTCAAGTATTGTTCAACTTGATGCTGAATTCCATTCAGGCCTCGCCGCGCCAAGGCAAGATCGAAATTCGGATTGCAAAATCCCGGCCGGATGAGTATTCTTTGGAAGTGCGGGACGATGGGCCGGGCATTCCCGAACACGAAGTGGAGAAAATCTTTCGGCCTTATTACACGGCCAATAAGAATGGCACGGGATTGGGATTGGCCGTCGTGATGCAAATCGTGTTGGCGCACGGCTGGGATATTCAATACGTTTCCAGCGGCCATGGTTCGATTTTCCGGCTCAGCGAAATGAAAGCCGCCTCCTAG
- a CDS encoding secretin N-terminal domain-containing protein, with product MNTKFFYLIFRLTIVCATIALNSPAIAAQNPQPVNNAAAFKINTVTGVAGANNGEGLRLNFRGASLDEVLDYLSRAAGFTIIKNANVDGQLDVWSHQPLNKDEAVDLLNTVLNEKGFAAVRNERVLTIVTREEAKKRNIPVKKGNEPAAIPKTDEMVTQIIPVRFANAVKLIDNLSPLLASYATMTADESSNAIVLTDTQANIRRIAEIIRALDSSISGVSSIKVFPLKFADASELAQVVNDLFQNDESGSTASSRNRQRGGNRFQMMFGGPPGMQQQTPEGGDSEARQAAFRITAAADEQTNSLIVSAPEEVMPTIEHLVEQVDAAKEELTEIRVFRLQNADAEEMAQLITDLFQDQTTSNQTQQRGLFGGRRFAMPGMPGMPGGPGGPSQQNQSDSERKLAQETVTAVADIRTKSVVVSASKDLMLQIEQMIKQLDANPSKTQRVYIYTLKNADVDYVADVLSGMFQEQSLGTSRTSSTSRTSATGRNSSTSNSSSSSRNSSNSGFGGDSSSMGSSR from the coding sequence TAAACAACGCCGCCGCATTCAAGATCAACACTGTCACCGGCGTGGCGGGAGCGAACAACGGCGAAGGGCTGCGCCTTAATTTTCGCGGCGCTTCTCTGGATGAAGTGCTGGACTACCTCAGCCGGGCGGCTGGATTCACGATTATCAAGAACGCCAATGTCGACGGCCAGCTGGACGTGTGGAGCCATCAACCGCTCAACAAAGACGAAGCCGTCGATTTGCTCAACACCGTCTTGAACGAAAAAGGATTCGCCGCCGTGCGCAACGAGCGGGTTTTAACGATCGTCACCCGCGAGGAAGCCAAGAAGCGGAACATTCCCGTCAAAAAAGGCAACGAACCGGCGGCGATTCCCAAAACGGATGAGATGGTAACGCAAATCATTCCCGTTCGCTTCGCCAACGCGGTGAAACTGATCGACAATCTCAGCCCCTTGCTCGCGTCCTACGCCACCATGACGGCGGACGAAAGCAGCAACGCCATCGTTTTGACGGATACGCAAGCCAACATCCGCCGCATCGCCGAAATCATCCGGGCGCTCGATTCATCCATCTCGGGCGTATCGTCCATCAAAGTCTTTCCGTTAAAATTCGCCGACGCCTCCGAACTGGCCCAAGTCGTGAACGATCTTTTCCAAAACGATGAAAGCGGCTCCACTGCCAGCAGCCGCAACCGCCAGCGGGGGGGAAACCGTTTCCAGATGATGTTTGGCGGTCCGCCGGGGATGCAGCAACAAACTCCAGAAGGCGGGGATAGCGAAGCGCGCCAGGCCGCGTTCCGCATCACGGCCGCCGCCGACGAGCAGACCAATTCGCTGATCGTCAGCGCGCCGGAAGAGGTCATGCCCACTATCGAACATTTGGTGGAACAAGTGGACGCCGCCAAGGAAGAACTGACGGAAATCCGGGTGTTCCGCCTGCAAAACGCCGATGCGGAAGAAATGGCGCAGTTGATTACGGACTTGTTCCAAGACCAAACTACTTCCAATCAAACCCAACAGCGGGGGCTATTCGGCGGACGCCGTTTCGCGATGCCGGGCATGCCGGGCATGCCCGGCGGGCCGGGCGGACCAAGCCAGCAGAATCAAAGCGACAGCGAACGTAAACTCGCGCAGGAGACGGTAACGGCCGTCGCCGACATCCGCACCAAATCCGTCGTCGTCAGCGCCTCGAAGGATCTGATGCTGCAGATCGAACAGATGATAAAACAACTCGACGCCAATCCATCCAAAACGCAGCGAGTCTATATCTACACTCTCAAAAATGCGGATGTGGACTACGTGGCGGACGTGTTGAGTGGAATGTTTCAGGAACAATCGCTGGGAACCAGCCGCACCTCGTCGACTTCCCGAACCAGCGCCACCGGCAGAAATTCATCGACGAGCAACAGCTCCTCCAGCAGCCGCAATTCTTCCAACAGCGGTTTTGGCGGCGATAGTTCTTCTATGGGTTCATCCAGATGA